A window of the Candidatus Margulisiibacteriota bacterium genome harbors these coding sequences:
- a CDS encoding biotin--[acetyl-CoA-carboxylase] ligase, whose amino-acid sequence MYSLQSFKELPSTNTYALQNLAKLSDKQVVVADKQTAGRGRFNREWFSDIPGNVYLSIILKPKDTNRFIISALSHFTAIIICRTLEEYKVRANIKWPNDILVKGQKIAGILAESSFSGQQFLGLVMGIGVNLNMPQEFPKRINRSATSLNLLQGKEVNRDFFITSFLNKFFECYDKYCETGFPIIKKEYIKKSSFIGEKVNVKCGEDIKSGIAQSLTDNGELILLTDSGTLEEISVGEIY is encoded by the coding sequence ATGTACTCTTTGCAGAGCTTCAAGGAACTTCCTTCTACTAATACATATGCCTTGCAAAATTTGGCGAAACTCTCGGACAAACAGGTTGTTGTCGCTGATAAACAGACCGCCGGTCGGGGCAGGTTCAACCGTGAGTGGTTTTCCGATATACCAGGCAATGTTTACCTGTCTATAATTTTAAAGCCAAAAGATACAAACCGTTTTATTATCAGCGCACTGTCCCATTTTACAGCGATTATAATTTGTCGCACTCTTGAAGAGTACAAAGTGCGAGCAAACATCAAGTGGCCAAATGATATATTGGTAAAAGGGCAGAAAATTGCCGGCATACTTGCCGAGTCATCTTTTAGCGGACAGCAATTTTTAGGCTTGGTAATGGGCATAGGGGTGAACCTGAATATGCCGCAAGAGTTCCCCAAAAGGATAAATCGTTCGGCCACCTCTCTTAATCTGCTCCAGGGAAAAGAGGTTAACAGGGATTTTTTTATTACAAGCTTTCTCAATAAATTTTTTGAATGCTATGACAAATATTGTGAAACCGGGTTTCCGATTATTAAAAAGGAATATATTAAAAAAAGTTCTTTTATAGGAGAAAAAGTTAATGTAAAATGTGGTGAAGATATAAAGAGCGGAATAGCTCAAAGTCTCACCGATAATGGAGAATTAATATTATTAACTGATAGCGGGACACTTGAAGAAATAAGTGTTGGCGAAATCTATTAA
- a CDS encoding phosphoenolpyruvate carboxykinase (GTP), with protein sequence MATPLEKWVEEQAILTKPDKIYWCDGSEEEARKLIEIGIKEEKIGDTPIFRELNQKSWPNSYYHKSHPTDVARTEHLTFVCHKNKDIAGPNNNWMDPAEAKEMMTQLSDGCMRGKTMYVMPYMMGHPDSPYAKMCVQLTDVSYVAVSMRIMTRMGKQILDKIGNSDKFVKGLHSVGDFDPNKRFIMHFPDEQFVWSIGSGYGGNALLGKKCFSLRIASWQGYKEGWLAEHMVVMGIEDPQGKVTYITAAMPSACGKTNLAMLQSALPGYKIWTLGDDIAWLNVGPDGRLYAINPESGFFGVAPGTSMKTNPNMMRTLKADKYFPTLYTNTAIDIDKNEPWWEGLDGEMPKNMIDWQGKPWDKSLNTKAAHPNSRFTASIYNCPTLSTEADNPHGVPISAIILGGRRAKLIPLVLEAFDWQHGVFLGARTGSETTAAATHKEGQLRRDPMAMIPFCGYNMGDYFNHWLKVGKKLTNPPKIYTVNWFRTDDDGKYIWPGFGDNMRVLKWILDRIDNKVQANETPIGLIPNIKDLDLKGLNIPEEKMEKIFEINKNEWQAELQDVEKFFNQFEGHIPDGIWQEFNKVEKHFRH encoded by the coding sequence ATGGCAACACCGTTGGAGAAATGGGTAGAGGAGCAGGCAATTTTAACCAAGCCGGATAAGATTTACTGGTGCGACGGTTCAGAAGAAGAAGCACGGAAACTCATTGAAATTGGAATAAAAGAGGAAAAAATTGGAGATACACCTATTTTTCGTGAACTTAACCAGAAAAGCTGGCCAAATTCATATTATCATAAAAGTCATCCGACAGATGTAGCCCGTACCGAACATCTGACATTTGTTTGTCATAAGAATAAAGATATAGCCGGGCCTAACAACAACTGGATGGATCCCGCAGAGGCCAAAGAAATGATGACCCAGCTTTCCGATGGTTGCATGCGCGGTAAGACCATGTATGTTATGCCCTATATGATGGGCCACCCGGATTCACCTTATGCCAAGATGTGTGTACAGCTGACCGATGTGAGCTATGTTGCGGTGAGCATGAGGATAATGACTCGCATGGGTAAGCAAATTCTGGACAAGATAGGGAATTCAGATAAATTTGTTAAAGGGTTACATTCGGTTGGCGATTTCGACCCCAATAAAAGATTTATCATGCATTTTCCTGATGAACAGTTTGTGTGGAGCATAGGATCGGGTTACGGGGGTAATGCACTTCTGGGTAAAAAGTGTTTTTCATTGAGAATAGCTTCCTGGCAGGGCTACAAAGAAGGCTGGCTGGCAGAACATATGGTGGTAATGGGCATTGAAGACCCGCAAGGCAAAGTAACCTATATAACAGCGGCCATGCCCTCAGCTTGTGGCAAGACAAATCTGGCCATGCTGCAATCAGCTTTGCCCGGTTATAAAATCTGGACATTAGGCGATGATATAGCTTGGTTGAACGTAGGGCCAGACGGAAGGCTTTACGCCATAAATCCGGAATCAGGATTTTTTGGCGTTGCTCCTGGTACTTCCATGAAGACCAATCCTAACATGATGAGAACATTGAAAGCCGACAAATATTTCCCGACTTTATATACCAATACCGCTATAGATATTGATAAAAATGAACCATGGTGGGAAGGTTTGGATGGCGAAATGCCAAAAAACATGATTGATTGGCAAGGTAAACCCTGGGATAAGTCTTTAAATACCAAAGCAGCTCATCCCAATTCCAGGTTTACAGCTTCCATTTATAATTGTCCCACGCTTTCTACGGAAGCAGACAATCCCCACGGCGTTCCTATATCCGCGATTATATTAGGAGGAAGAAGGGCTAAGCTTATTCCTTTGGTGCTCGAGGCTTTTGACTGGCAGCATGGTGTTTTCCTGGGTGCAAGAACAGGCTCAGAAACTACAGCGGCCGCAACTCATAAAGAAGGTCAATTAAGAAGAGACCCAATGGCTATGATACCTTTTTGTGGCTATAACATGGGAGATTATTTTAATCATTGGTTGAAGGTTGGTAAAAAACTGACCAATCCTCCCAAAATTTACACTGTTAACTGGTTCAGGACCGATGATGACGGCAAATATATTTGGCCGGGTTTCGGTGATAATATGCGCGTTTTGAAATGGATATTGGACAGGATTGATAATAAAGTGCAGGCGAATGAAACACCAATAGGGCTTATTCCTAATATTAAAGACCTGGACCTGAAAGGCCTGAATATTCCTGAAGAAAAAATGGAAAAAATTTTTGAGATCAACAAAAATGAATGGCAGGCGGAACTACAGGATGTGGAAAAGTTCTTCAACCAGTTTGAAGGGCATATACCTGATGGCATTTGGCAGGAATTTAATAAAGTTGAGAAACACTTCAGACATTAA